The window tccaggattcgaaccctgctaaaaaaatcaccctccagatacaatatcagccatatgattgacaaaataagcgcaccagatcgtgccctagatctcactaaaattaggggtctcattggagcggcccaatatatatataagttactGGTTTGACTTTAAAAACTCGAGACATGATTCGTTGAACATATATGGTCCTATCTATAATTAATGGAGGTTTGGAATGAATAAAGAAAGCAATATTAGAGAGGAGAAAAAAGAATATACAATATAGTTAAAGTACCATTCGATAACCATTATCTTTTCTGAGAATCGAGAATGATGggtaatatataaaattatgaataacAAATGACAAGAgtgaataattaaatataatatatgaataacAGCCTTAGTTGATCTTTAATTATGCATGcgttatataacttatatttaattattcacGTTATGATATTCATGTATTTGTAAATGGTTCTCAGTTCTCCAAAAAAATACGATTCTCACGTAATTTCATCTACACATATATAGAGGGTCGCGTTCTATGAAGATCattaaatattcaaagaagAGAGACcaaatctcatccgttgatcttatataatctaacggtcaacatttattcacgccatatTCAACAAAAACCACAACCCCCAAAAAATCAgtatttattcacgccatgttcaacggatttgatgaacgttcatcaaatccgttgaacatatcAGTAATTCCATCGAACGTTCATCAAATTTATTGAACATGGCATGGATAAATGTTGACGgtgttagattagataagatcaaagGCTGAGATTTGGTCTCtcttctttgaatatttagtgagttaaaataaaatcatctCTTAGAACAtaaaataggaattattttcaacccttagatcattaagatctacgattgattcatcatcttgttggataaattcatggttcGAGTTCGAATATTATAGGTCgcacaaaaattatttttcgtaattcatacatttacacaacgaattcatacatgtttTACATAGAATTAATACATTTTAGCTAATTCGTATTTCATatattaagaagtgtttataccctaactctcccctatataaaATAAGTTCTAGTGAGATTGTTATTTCCGTGAAGAGTgagaataattaaataaacaatatatatagtgttgaataacgatattaaacaAATAAGTACAATTTTTTCCGTCCCCTTCAAGTAAAATATCAGTCATATgttacattaaatcaacacctacaaatCAATCGAAGATCTCACCATATATGAGGGATCACATTGGAACCATTCTCGAATAATGGTTCCAATGAGATCCCTCAtatatggtgagatcttagattgatatGTTGGTTCTAATGAAATCCCTCATATATGGTGAGATCTTATATTGATTTGTAAATACTGATTTAATGTATCGTATGACTTATATTTATCTGGAGGGGAGAAATTTTTATTTGAGTTCAAATCTTGAAGGGAccgaaaattttattaatttttttaatatcgatTTTCAACAATATATACTGCTTTATTCAACACTATACATTGTCTTATTTATTAGTCTCATAATTTCAAGAAAAACAACGATTTCActtatatacatataattaaattttgaatattaaatcgtatatcataattttaaaatCGTAATTATTAATTGAATAGAGAAAAAATCTTTATATTTACactataaaaaatcaaattcaactgttaaattttgaagccaaatatttaaatgaaacttatttaatttgtaatacATACATAGACCAAAAGTGATGACGGGGTGGGAGGTGGTTTGGGAATAAACAATAGCTGAGAGCGTAGTTGAGATAACAAGTAATAATGcaaaaagtagaataaaataattaagcTTGGCTGGTCAttgactttttattttttatttcatgacgttttgtttttttaaatcaaatcaTTAACAATCAAGCCACGAACCCTCCGTCTCGCTTTCTACCTCGTTATATTGTATGCAATATGCCCTCCCCTCACTCACTCCATCTCAaccactcctctctctctctctagctctagctctctctccccttcataTCATTTCTGATCATCATCATCGATTAATCCTGGATCCATCTCCCGGATTTTCCACTCCTTAATCCCAATTTTATAAAACCCTTCCGAGCATGTAATCTTGTATTCTGCAGATTTCTAGCttcaaaacaaaaaagaagaaaaaaaaaaaacatttttacTGAATTCCATATATCCATCTCTTATTTGCTGGTTGCAGATTAAGCTGGATATCTTAGATTCTCGTATTCCGTAGCCGCATCTTTATAAAAACCTACCAAATATGTAACTTCACCACCGCCATATATAACAGCACATCTTtatcctcaaaaaaaaaaaaaaaaaaagtcttcgATTACTTCTGAGTAGGAATCGCGATCGATCTGGATAGAATTCAGCATCTCGTGTAGCGCCAACTTTATAAAATCCTGCACAGCATGTAACTGTAGCCGCATCCACCTTCTATTGCACAGTTTACtgcttttttcaaaaaaaaaaaaaaaaaagagatctagagagagagaatgaccGGGGACTACGAAGCTGGGACACCGACGGTGTCTGCACCGGCGACGCCGGGGACACCGACGCCTCTGATGTCTTCGCTGCGGGTGGACTCACTGTCGTACGATCGGAAGTCAATGCCTCGGTGCAAGTGCCTGCCCCTTGACGCGCCCACTTGGGGCGCCCCTCACACATGCCTCACCGACTTCTCTGTGCCTGATATCTCACTCACTCGCAAGGTACTCAcatttctatctctctctctcgagcTCTCTGTTGGTCAATCATATTAGTGTGATTGCTTTCGTCTTTTTGTGTTGTGCGGGGTCCACTTTTCCATCTGAAATTTATACAAAGCGGCATTAGCACAAAACACATACATGGTGAAACATTGGGGTCATATTAGTCGTATTTGTCGGTTAATGCACATGATTAGTGGACGTAAAATTTTTAGGCATCGGCTACACCTATTACCCGATTAATGGATCGTAATATTTGTAATACTCGAATAATTTATCatattgtaatttatatatttaattaccTATTAAATTTGTAgtgaattatttttcttttcttgcaattttgattttgtgtcttgaattttattgtttttcttgttatgttaagctattttttattttgagactTATGACATGAATTGTGAGTTTTGGAATACAAAAGTCATTGAGCGTTTTGGGACTCCGTATTATAATCTCTTTTACTTGATTCAATAGctcacatttttttatttgaacatTTTATTTTAACATATCGCTTTCTGAAATGAAAAATCAatgcataataaatattttcatatcaTTCATTATTTACACCGAATGTCATTATGTTTCACAAATAATTGTCTTTCTTTTCACTTAAAAAAGAACATGTTCTTTTCGCTTTCATACTTTTTTTATGAATATACTCTAAGAGTGCgtttattttggttgtaaaattttcattgaaaaataatggataagaaaatattatctttttcttcttatttgatcatatatttattaaagatgaaaagatgagaaaatgttggataatattttcACACTTCCTAccataggataatattatccagcattgaagagaaaatgagtgaaaaggagttGTCTAAGAAAATATTCCATCTTGCGCGAAGAAAATTTTCCATTATAGTAAATATgtaaaaatgttgaaaaattggtgaaaatatattttttctctcattttccatcaaagtaaacacaccctaaaaGAATTACTTTTTCTCttatgttttattataaattatttatttcttaaaattaatGCACAAGCCTTATGATCTATTGAattgggatgaagggagtaatattttgagatttgttgATGTGAATTGTGATTTAAGAATGATGTTTGATTATTGGTTAGTGAAACTTcgtgtttatttttttatatcagTTTAACCTAATTGATTATATGACTAACTAAATACCGTccgaaattaaattgaatataaaaaaatcatttaaatcCAAGTATTGATTTCTATATTTCGGATTCGAATTACTCATACCAGCCATCCATCACCCATAGTGAAACAAATCAATCCTTCTCAGCTACCCCACCAATTCATAACTTGcttcaattatttaattacttagaATTGCAGATCTTCTCAAATCAACTTCTTTTTATACAAATTAATCTTCTACTCCCTCTCAGCTACCCCACCAATTCATAAGTTGcttcaattatttaattacttacaATTGCAAAATCCTCTCAAATCAACATCTTTTATACGGCTTTATTTGATGCGTGCGTACGTGTAAAATTAATTTGTATACAATTAGggtgtgttttcttttttgttgcaatttatcataagaaaaatgaaagataaaaaaaatgaaaatattttatcatattttagtgGTCTTTACTTTTCTAGTCCATGTTCTCTAAGATAGAAAaacatgagaaaaaaaaatcacattaatACCACAATATTATCATCaattgaagtgaaaatgaatgaaaatggaTTGCCGGAAAAAAATCATCttccttgaaaaaaaattatctatcCTTAGAAtgaaaaaaatggtgaaaatgaAGTATTTTCCGCCTTTTTCATAAGAGAAAACGCACTCCTGTAACATAAGAAGCATTTATAACACAGTTTTCTTGAAGTTTGTTTATTCTGCTGTTGTCGTAGATAGTAGGACTTGTTTTATGAAATTGGTAAATATATTTCACATAATTATATATTGTCGTATAAGAATAATTGAGAGAGGTGAAATAGCAGATTGATGGGTTTTGGTTGGAGCAGCATGgtattatttgattatatggTGATGTGATACAAGTGAATCACCTATTTTTGACAATTATACATATTGTTGTCTGTTATGGTATCTGCATTCATGTGACGCCTATAGAGATGGGCGTAGAGGGCCGTCGTGCCTATGGCCTTTTCGCATTTCCCCTGGCCCCCTTTCCGCGATGTTTGTTTTCTATCAATAATTGTATTTAAAAGAATGTGTGTTTGAAAGATATTGCAGCAAATGTTGACTTAGGGTGCGCATGAAATTATTGATGTGTAGTGAGAATGATGGGTTGTGGTTGTGCAGCTGGGAGCAGAGTTCGTGGGCACATTCATCCTGATATTTGCGGCGACGGCGGGGCCGATAGTGAATCAGAAGTACAACGGCGTGGAGAGCCTGATCGGGAACGCTGCGTGCGCGGGGCTGGCGGTGATGATCGTGATCCTGTCGACGGGGCACATCTCCGGGGCGCATCTCAACCCGTCCCTCACCATAGCCTTCGCGGTTCTCCGCCACTTCCCCTGGGTTCAGGTGCCGGCCTACATTGCCGCCCAGGTCTCCGCTTCCATCTGCGCTTCCTTCGCTCTCAAGGGCGTCTTCCACCCTTTCATGTCCGGTGGCGTCACCGTCCCCTCCGTCAACACCGGCCAGGCCTTCGCCCTCGAGTTCCTCATCACCTTCAATCTCCTCTTTGTTGTCACCGCCGTCGCCACTGACACTCGCGCTGTTGGAGAATTGGCGGGAATTGCTGTTGGAGCTACAGTCATGCTCAATATTCTGGTGGCAGGCCCGTCCAGCGGCGGCTCCATGAATCCCGTGCGCACGCTGGGGCCAGCGGTGGCCGCAGGCAATTACAAGTCCATATGGATATATCTGGTGGCTCCCACTCTCGGAGCTATTGCAGGGGCCGCCATCTATACGCTCGTCAAGCTTCGTGGAGAAGAAGAGGAAGTGACCCGCCCGGTCAGGAGCTTCCGCCGCTGACACTCCTCCGTCGTCGTGTATTGTTGTTATGGTTGTTGAATAAAGGCCAGGGACGACTAgacaatatacatatatgtattggTTATGGTGATCGCCCTGATGAATAACTTGCTCTCACACTCCCCACCTGTAACATCTTCTTCAGGGGAGGGGAAGGGACTTTATGCTACGATTATTATGAATGTGGATTTTTATTGTGTGTTACCTGCTatgtctttttctttcaaactcAACTCATCATTATCCTCTACCTCCTCTTATTCTTCTTCACTCTTGTACATTATGTTTCTTCTTCTGATGGAATATAAGGTGTGATAATAATTGAACAGCACAAATAGAGTATGATCATATTCATACCCATGACTTCAATTACAAGTCCCCCACTGATTGATGCTTGAACTGAGTTGGGTAGGGAGAGCAGCACCCCAGGCACTCAAATCTGGCAAAGATCCTGTCAAAGCCAGATAGTTTTCTCCAGCACTCTTTGCCATCTTCTTCCAATTCACCTGACAAACACATCAAAACAATCATAATTGGAACTCAACTTCAAACAATTCTAGGTCTACTCTGGAAAGTATTATACTTGATGATATGGGAAGATATAGTATATCCTAATGTAAGACCTCAAAAAAATACAAGTGGAAGATAAAAAGCAACTCTACTTGTCCAGGAAAAGCTTCACATAGGGCCCTAATTGTTGCATTTAGTTTCCAAGAAGCATCATCATCTTCAGCAGGCAATGCACCACCACAGTTCACCATGAAGCGCCCGCCAGGCATCAATTTGTCACAGAGTTGTAACCAAGTAGCAGCCTGATATATGAAGAACGTATCAAATAATTTTACAAGGTTTCATAGGATATATCATGCCCAAGTTATGTTCTAGGCCCCCAACTGATCAAAATATCTTGGCATGAAAGATTCATCAACAAAGACAAGGAAGAAGACATGACCTGTTCCAACTGTGGCAAAACCTTCCCCTCAGCAAACAGATCGACTATGATACCTGCAGTGTGCAGAACAGGCATAAGTTAGTTACCTTTTATACACAACACAACTAACTaactatatagatatatattgtGCAGTGCAGACCTGCATATCCTCCAGAAATAGCAGCTTCGGGAGTGAAAACATCACCGATGTGAATATTAAGTACTCCTCCCTCTATAGTGTGCTTCTCCAGCTCCGACAGTCCAAAATAGTCTCTTGACTTGTGTATTAACTGCCAGAAATTCAGCAAACTATAAGGATCAACTAGTCATTCACATTTGTAGTGGAGAGGATTAATTATTACAATTTGATCAATCTCCCATCCTTCAAGCTGCAACGAGGGCCACAAATCAAGCATCAAATGCGCAGCTGTTCCTCCACCCTGACAATTTCCAACCAACCCATCAATTCAATGCTTCACCTTCACATCAAACAAAACTACTCACTCCCATTACCAAGCCAAAGATTGCAATAGGACCCGCAGGAACCACAGCCGGCAATGCACCAAACTCATCCTGCAACAATTTGTACCAACTCAACAAATGGTCTCTCCATCATCACCTACACGCTACAACCACAACTAAACATACCCAATAGGAACCAGTCCATTTACTTTCTTTGTTAAGCATGCTATGCACGTTATCTGCAAGTAACATGCGCATTCCTCATCatttattaacaaattaattaaacgCTGTAGAGTGGAAACCGAGACGCGTACGAGTGGAGTCGAGAAGCAGAAGCCTTGATTTCGGAGTGTCGACGATTACAATATTGTTGTAACTGCTCTGGACGGCCGTCAGCACTTggaattcttcttcttcttcttgctgGGCTGCTGCAGGCTGCAACACAGCTTTCGCCTTTTTGCTAAATCTGCATAATTTCTTGCAATTCTTGCGACTGCGATCAACAAATGCAACAATAGAAGGTGTTGAGGCTGGTGTGTACGCATTGgcggaggaagaagaagagcaaACGGCGGGAGGCCATCGCAAGGCAATCATGATTTCAATGAATGGTGGTGATTGATAGAGATTGGATATTTAAACAAAGTATAAttctttacatata is drawn from Salvia miltiorrhiza cultivar Shanhuang (shh) unplaced genomic scaffold, IMPLAD_Smil_shh original_scaffold_447, whole genome shotgun sequence and contains these coding sequences:
- the LOC131004617 gene encoding probable aquaporin NIP5-1, encoding MTGDYEAGTPTVSAPATPGTPTPLMSSLRVDSLSYDRKSMPRCKCLPLDAPTWGAPHTCLTDFSVPDISLTRKLGAEFVGTFILIFAATAGPIVNQKYNGVESLIGNAACAGLAVMIVILSTGHISGAHLNPSLTIAFAVLRHFPWVQVPAYIAAQVSASICASFALKGVFHPFMSGGVTVPSVNTGQAFALEFLITFNLLFVVTAVATDTRAVGELAGIAVGATVMLNILVAGPSSGGSMNPVRTLGPAVAAGNYKSIWIYLVAPTLGAIAGAAIYTLVKLRGEEEEVTRPVRSFRR
- the LOC131004616 gene encoding uncharacterized protein LOC131004616 isoform X2, translating into MIALRWPPAVCSSSSSANAYTPASTPSIVAFVDRSRKNCKKLCRFSKKAKAVLQPAAAQQEEEEEFQVLTAVQSSYNNIVIVDTPKSRLLLLDSTHNVHSMLNKESKWTGSYWDEFGALPAVVPAGPIAIFGLGGGTAAHLMLDLWPSLQLEGWEIDQILIHKSRDYFGLSELEKHTIEGGVLNIHIGDVFTPEAAISGGYAGIIVDLFAEGKVLPQLEQAATWLQLCDKLMPGGRFMVNCGGALPAEDDDASWKLNATIRALCEAFPGQVNWKKMAKSAGENYLALTGSLPDLSAWGAALPTQLSSSINQWGTCN
- the LOC131004616 gene encoding uncharacterized protein LOC131004616 isoform X1 — protein: MIALRWPPAVCSSSSSANAYTPASTPSIVAFVDRSRKNCKKLCRFSKKAKAVLQPAAAQQEEEEEFQVLTAVQSSYNNIVIVDTPKSRLLLLDSTHNVHSMLNKESKWTGSYWDEFGALPAVVPAGPIAIFGLGGGTAAHLMLDLWPSLQLEGWEIDQILIHKSRDYFGLSELEKHTIEGGVLNIHIGDVFTPEAAISGGYAGIIVDLFAEGKVLPQLEQAATWLQLCDKLMPGGRFMVNCGGALPAEDDDASWKLNATIRALCEAFPGQVELLFIFHLYFFEVNWKKMAKSAGENYLALTGSLPDLSAWGAALPTQLSSSINQWGTCN